A region of the Prochlorococcus marinus XMU1402 genome:
AGTTTGAACAGCTATTGAAGCATGATCAGTTCCTGGTAAACACAAAACATTCTTCCCTAAAAGTCTTTGAAAACGAACTACAACATCTATCAACGCTGTATTAAATGCATGTCCCATATGCAAAGATCCAGTTACATTTGGCGGCGGTATAACAATACAAAAAGGCTCGCCATCATCCTCAGGTTTAGGACTAAACGCTTTTAAGCTTTCCCATTTTTCTTGCCACTTTTTCTCTACTTCAAAAGGTGAATAATTCTTTAAAGGTAATGGATCATTCCTCTCTGTCATATGTAAATTTTCTTTCTAGAATCTTTTTATTTATTTTATCTTGATAGCAGCCAATTAATGAAAATAATATTAGTTTGCAAAAAAGTCACATTAATTCTCCAAAAGTTTGAAGCCAGATCCACAGGAACAACGTTTAGCATTTTTTGGTGTTGAAATAAGAAATCCACCACCGCTCAGATCACCGTAATAATCTAATTTTAAATCTCTCAGTAAATTGAACTTTTTTAAATCCGCATATAAAGTGACTCCTTCTGTTCTTGAAATAGGAGATCCATTACATGTACCTGGCCTTAATTTAATATGCATCCATCCTTCGGAACAATTTTTGTCCTCAACCAAATCAATTGACATTTCTCTAGGGGAACCTCCAAAAGAAGATTGCCTAGATAGTTCTGAAGTAGCGCTTTGACTGATTGAAAGATTGACGATCTCAGTCATTAGAAAAATAATAAATGGGCGATCCAGGGTTCGAACCAGGGACATCCTGCTTGTAAGGCAGGCGCTCTACCGCTGAGCTAATCGCCCTTATAATAGACTATTCTAATGGATGAAGTTGAAATATTTATACTAAGTATTTAAATATTTCATGATTGAGGCAAAATTGAATTAATAAAATTTATCCTATGTCCTCAAACGGTAGATATAACTTGCAAAAGAATTCCGATTTAGAAACTATAGAGAACTTTAAAATTTTAATATCTAATATCAAATCATTAAAAGATAAAACTTGGGGATGCCCATGGCAGAAAATACAGTCTCATGAATCGTTGATCCCATTTTTACATGAAGAAAGTAGTGAATTTATAGATGCGATATACGAAAAAAAGGCAGATAACATTTGTGAAGAGCTAGGAGATCTTTTATTACAAGTAATGCTTCATGCTGAAATCGGTTACGAAAACAAAGAATTTAAACTAAATGATGTTATAAAAAATCTAAACACGAAAATTATTAATAGACATCCATATATTTTCAACAAAAAAGAAAAAGTATCTCTAGAAAAATCGCAGCAGATTTGGGAAAATATTAAAAATTCAGAAAAAGAAGCACCTCATATGGAGGCATCGATTAGTAAAAATTTAAATTTGAAAATCAAAAATTTACCTCCAATGGTTGGAACAGATAAAATCACAAATGTTGTTAAAAAATATGGTTTTAAATGGGAGAGTACCGATCAGATTTTTGAAAAGTTAGAAGAAGAGATTAATGAATTAAAGGAAGCAATTAACAGTAAAAATGGTTCAGACATAAAAAATGAATTTGGGGATATTTACTTTACCCTTATGAATCTCTCAAACTTTTTAAAAATAAATCCTGAATCAGCTCTTCAAAAAACTAATAAAAAATTTTTAGACAGATTTTCAATCATTGAACAACATGCAGGAGATAATATTAAAAAACAAACTCCTAAAGACTTTCGACGGCTTTGGCAAATAGCTAAACAAAAACTTAAAAGAAAAAATTCTTAAAAAGAAAATGAATCATGTTTCAACATGGATAGATGAATATCATAATGGCTCAAGATTCGGGCTAAATGGTGAAATTCTAGTTCAGCAAAACTCGAAATATCAAGAAATTATTGTCATTGAAAATGAAAATTATGGCAGAGCTTTAATGCTAGATGGTTGTTGGATGACATCATTAAAAGATGAGAAATATTATCATGAGTGTCTTGTTCATCCAGCATTGAATAGCATTAACAAAAAAACTAATATACTAATTATTGGTGGAGGAGACGGGGGTACTGCAAGAGAATGCGTTAAATACTCTCAAATATCAAAAATTGATCTAGTAGAGATTGATGAGGAAGTAATCAAAATATCTAAAAAATTTTTAAAAGAGATTGGAGGCGAAGCATGGAATGATAAAAGATTAAAGATTCATATAGATGATGGTGTTCAATGGGTAAAAAAAACAAGAGATAATTTTTACGACGTCATATTTATAGATTGTTCAGATCCCTCAGAATTTTCAAATTTATTATTTTCAGATTCGTTTTATAGAGAATGCAAAAGAATTCTTACAAAAGATGGTATTTTAGCAACGCAAAGCGAATCCCCTGAATCCTTTAAAAATATTCACGTAAATATTTTGAAAACCCTGAAAAAAATCTTTAGAGTCTCTAAAACTATGTATTCTTTTGTCCCTATATATCCAAGCGGTATTTGGAGTTGGACCTTCGCTTCTGAAAAAGTCTTAGATTTATCAAAGCAAAATTCCAATGAAGCACTAAGAATAGAAAAAGGTTGCGAAATTTGGAATTTAAATTTTCAAAATGCAGCATTTAAAATGATGCCAAATAAAATTATAAAAGAACTTAATTCATAGAATGATAAAAAATTTATTTGATAACGAAAATTCAATTTTTATGGGTGCGAAAAGAAGCCCTGATAATTGCTCAATTGGTATATTTGGAGTCAATTATGATGGGACATGTTCTTTCAAACCAGGAGCTAGATTTGGTCCAGAAGCTATAAGACAAGTCAGTTCTTGTTTAGAAACATATTGTCCAAAACTAAATAAAGACTTAGAAGAAATTATGTATGTTGATTTTGGGTCAATACTAATTGATAAAAATGATTCAAAGTCCGTTATTGAATCGGTTAAATCAGCAACAAATTATTTAATTAATAAACGACTTAGTCCTATTATGCTTGGAGGTGAACACTCTATTACCAGAGGTGCTATTGAAGCATTAGTAAAAAAATATCCAGATTTAATATTGGTTCAACTTGATGCTCATGCAGATTTAAGAGAATCATACATAGGAAATAAACATAGTCATGCGTGTACTATGAAAAGATGCTTAGAGGTGCTACCTAAAAAGAAAATTTTACAAGTAGGAATAAGAAGTGGGACTAAAGAAGAATTTCAAATTATGCATAATAACAAACAGTTGGTTAACTTTTGTCCAGGCGGAAATGCAAAAGAGTTAAAACAAGCTCTTGTGCCATACTCTAAGTCTCCAATATATTTAACAATAGATTTAGATTGGTTTGATCCTAGTTTATTAGCAGGAACAGGAACTCCAGAACCAGGAGGATTTTTTTGGAATGATTTTGAAGAAATCCTCAAAACTTTAAAAGATTTTAGAATTGTGGCTTCAGATATTGTGGAATTATCTCCAGAAATTGACAAAAGCGGAGTTAGCAGCATAGTTGCAGCCAAAGTACTTAGAAGCTTAATTTTGTCATTAGAAAATATGCAATAAAAAATTTCTAAACTAAAGTATAAAAATACTAAATACAAAATAAATATTTCATGGATTTGCTTAAAAGTCCTCTGTATTCAAAATATGTTCAATCCAATGCAAAATTAGTGGATTTTGCAGGCTGGGAAATGCCCATATCATTTTCAGGATTAATTAAAGAGCATGAATCAGTTAGATCTTCAGCAGGAATTTTTGATATTTCTCACATGGGTGTAATCTCTATTAAGGGAATTAATCCAAAGGATTATATTCAAAAATTTTTTCCTACTAATTTATACTCCTTCTCTGAAGGTCAAGGGCTTTATACTGTAATGCTCAATGATAAAGGAGGAATAATTGATGACCTAATAATTTATGACCTTGGTTTACAAAAAAATGGCATATCAGAATTATTGTTAATAGTTAATGCAAGTAGATATAAAGTAGATTTTCAGTGGATAAAAAATAATTTAAATAAATATAAAATTTCGATAACAAACTTTAAAAAAGACAAAGTACTTTTAGCACTACAGGGAAAAAACTCATTCGATTTATTTGAAGAATGGATTGAATCTTCGATCTCACATATCCCTCACTTTGGATGCGAATTTAAAATTTTTGAACATATTTCGCCTAAAGAAAAAATCTTCTTTTCCAAGACAGGATATACAGGGGAAGATGGTCTAGAAATACTTTTATCTAAAAAAGCAGCAATAAATTTATGGGATTTCTCAATTTCTAGAAATGTTACGCCTTGTGGTTTAGGAGCTAGAGATACTCTTAGACTTGAAGCAGGCATGCATCTTTATGGTCAAGACATAAATGAAGAAACTTCTCCATATGAAGCAGGGTTAGGCTGGCTAGTACATCTAGAAAATAATCATGAATTCTTTGGAAGAACATTTCTTGAAAATCAGTCAAGATTAGGCATTCAAAAAAAGTTAGTTGGCCTCTCTATAGAAGGTAAAGCAATAGGGAGAAAAGGTTGCGCAGTACTTAAAGGTGAAGAAAATATTGGAACTATCACTAGCGGAAGTTGGTCTCCAACTAAACAACAAGCTATAGCTTTTGCATACATAAATACTACGCATGCCTCAATAAATAATGAAGTTCAAATATTAATAAGAGGCAAAAAATTCAAAGGTGTTATAACAAAAAGAGCTTTTTATAAAAAGAATTATTAACAAAATACACCCTTAAAGAATTATTATAAGTTATTGATCAATAAATCATACTTAGATGAGAAACAAAATTTGCAAAGAACTCAATAATACAGATATTGGTAAATTAGTTAATCTATGCGGATGGGTAGATAGAAGACGAGATCATGGAGGTGTAATTTTTATTGATTTAAGAGACCATAGTGGATTCTTACAAATAACAATTAACCCTGATGATGGAGCAAATCTATTTAAACAGGCAGAAACTCTAAGAAATGAGACGGTAATAATGGTTAGCGGAATTATTAATGAAAGGCCCAGAGATTCAATAAATAAAAATTTAAGTACTGGAGAGTTAGAACTTAAGGTTAAAGATTTACAAATTCTCAATCAAATTAAAAAAAACTTACCTTTTCCAGTGTCTATACATGATTATGAAAATACAAAAGAGGAACTCAGATTAAAATATAGATATCTAGATTTAAGAAGGGGAAAATTACTAGAAAATTTAAAAACAAGACATAAGATCATTAAAGTTGCTAGAGAATTTCTTGATAATTTTGGATTTACAGAAGTAGAGACTCCAGTACTTACAAAATCAACCCCAGAAGGCGCTCGCGATTTTCTTGTTCCTGCTCGTCTTTCGAATGGAGAATTTTTTGCTCTACCTCAATCCCCACAACTATTTAAACAACTTTTAATGGTTGGAGGCTTGGACAAGTATTATCAAATCGCAAAATGTTTCCGTGATGAAGACTTAAGGGCAGATAGACAGCCAGAGTTTACTCAATTAGATATTGAGATGAGCTTTGTTACTGAAGAAGAAATAATTTCTTTTAATGAAAGTCTTATAAAAAAAATATGGAAAGAAGTATTAAATATTAATTTTGATAATGCTTTTCCAAGAATGTCATGGCAATCAGCAATGGATAATTACGGCACTGATAGACCAGATACTAGATATCAAATGTTATTAAAAGATTTAGGAAAAGTATTAGGTGATATTGGATTTAATATTTTTACCAAAGCAATTAAGTCTGGAGGTTATATAAAATCCATAACAGTCAAAGGAGGTAATTCAAGTATTAGCAACGTAAGAATTAAACCAGGAGGTGATATCTTCCAAGTAGCTCAAGATGCAGGAGCTGGTGGTTTGGCATTTATAAGGGTCAAAGGAGATGAGCTTGAGACTATTGGGGCAATTAAAAATAATTTAAGTGAAGAGCATATAGCTGATATTTTAAGAATCACAGAAGCAAAAGATGGAGACTTAATCCTTTTAGGAGCTGGAGATAAACAAATTGTCAATCAGTCGTTAGATAGGGTGAGACAATACATCGCAAAAGACTTAAATCTCATAGATAAAAGTAAATGGAATTTCTTATGGGTAACTGATTTCCCTATGTTTGAGATAAACGAAGAGGAAAAAAGATATGAAGCTTTACATCATCCTTTTTGTTCTCCAAAAAATATAAAATCTAAAGATTCTGAAAACTTGAAAAAAGAAATTGAGAGCTCTACAGCAAATGCTTATGACTTAGTTCTTAATGGATTGGAGTTGGGAGGGGGGTCTTTACGTATTCATGAAGCGAACTTACAACGAGAGGTTTTGAAAACAGTAGGACTTACTGATAAAGAGATTGATGAAAAATTTGGATTTTTAATAGAAGCCTTAGAGATGGGTGCTCCTCCTCATGGTGGAATAGCGTTTGGATTGGATCGTATTACCATGCTTATCATTGGCGCAGATTCAATCAGAGAAACCATTGCTTTTCCAAAAAATCAACAAGCAAAATGTCTTCTAACAAATGCACCTTCAAATGTCTCTGAATCACAATTAAAAGAATTAGATATTGAAATAACAATTGATGAATAAGAATATATATGGATGTTCTAAAAGTTTTTTGTTTAAATAAAATATAAGGAGGACGTGCTTAATTAAAAATATTTAATGTCAAAATTTGTATTTGTCACCGGAGGAGTAGTTTCTAGCATTGGTAAAGGAATTGTAGCTGCAAGCTTAGGAAGATTATTAAAGTCTAGAGGATATAGTGTTTCAATATTAAAACTAGATCCATATCTAAATGTTGATCCAGGAACAATGAGCCCTTTCCAACATGGAGAAGTTTTTGTAACCGAAGATGGGGCTGAAACCGATCTAGATTTAGGTCACTATGAAAGGTTTACTGATACTGCAATGACTAGGTTAAATAGTGTGACTACGGGATCTATTTATCAAGCAGTTATCAATAAAGAAAGAAGAGGTAGTTATAACGGTGGGACTGTGCAAGTAATACCTCACATAACTGGAGAAATAAGAGAGAGAATTCATAGAGTAGCCGCCAACAGCAATGCAGATATTATTATTACTGAAATTGGTGGAACCGTTGGTGATATTGAATCTTTACCTTTTTTAGAGGCAATAAGAGAATTCAAAAATGATGTCAACAGGAACGATGTTGCATACATACACGTAACGTTACTTCCTTACATCAAAACCTCCGGCGAAATAAAAACTAAACCAACACAACATTCAGTGAAAGAATTAAGATCAATTGGAATTCAGCCAGATTTACTTGTATGCCGAAGTGATAAATCTATCAATGAAGCTCTTAAAAAGAAGCTTAGTGGTTTTTGCGGTGTCAGTTTCAACTCTGTAATTGAAGCTTTAGACGCAGACAGTATTTATTCTGTACCTCTCTCTTTAAAAAAAGAAGGTTTATGCAAAGAAACCCTGAAGTATTTGGACCTTGAAGATAAAAAATGTGATTTGAAAAATTGGGAACAGCTAATACACAATCTAAGAAATCCTGGAGCTCCAATCAAAGTTGCTCTCGTAGGAAAATACATTGAACTTGGAGATGCATATTTGTCAGTTGTTGAAGCTTTAAGACATGCATGCATTGAACACAAGGCTTTATTAGACTTACATTGGGTAAGTGCCGAAATGATAGAAAAAAATTCAGCAGAAACTTACCTAAACGAAGTTGATGCAATTGTCGTTCCAGGGGGATTTGGCAATAGAGGAGTCAATGGAAAAATTTCGGCTATAAAATTCGCAAGAGAAAATAAAATTCCCTTTTTAGGTCTGTGCCTTGGTATGCAATGTGCAGTTATAGAATGGGCCAGAAATATAGCTAATCTTCCAGATGCATCTAGTGCAGAACTAGACCCAAACACTCCCAATCCAGTTATACATTTATTACCAGAACAGGAAGATGTAGTTGATTTAGGTGGGACAATGAGACTTGGAGTTTATCCATGTAGATTGACAAAAAATACAACTGGGAAAAAATTATATGATGAGGATGTTATTTATGAGAGACATCGACATAGATACGAATTTAATAATTACTACAAACAAAGTTTTTTAGATTCTGGATACAAAATTAGTGGTACATCACCAGATGGAAGATTAGTTGAGTTAATTGAGTTAGAAAATCATCCTTACTTCTTAGCATGTCAATATCATCCTGAGTTTTTATCACGACCTGGCAAACCTCATCCATTATTTAAAGGTTTAATAAAAGCCTCTCAAGAAAAGTTAACTCAATCAAATTAATATTCTTTATTTTTTTGAATGAAAAAATGACAAATTTTTTACCCTTAGTTGAACAATTTCATTCATTACAAGGTGAAGGTTATCACGTTGGAAAAAGTGCTTTTTTTGTAAGATTAGCCGGATGTAAAGTTGGATGTTCGT
Encoded here:
- the gcvT gene encoding glycine cleavage system aminomethyltransferase GcvT; protein product: MDLLKSPLYSKYVQSNAKLVDFAGWEMPISFSGLIKEHESVRSSAGIFDISHMGVISIKGINPKDYIQKFFPTNLYSFSEGQGLYTVMLNDKGGIIDDLIIYDLGLQKNGISELLLIVNASRYKVDFQWIKNNLNKYKISITNFKKDKVLLALQGKNSFDLFEEWIESSISHIPHFGCEFKIFEHISPKEKIFFSKTGYTGEDGLEILLSKKAAINLWDFSISRNVTPCGLGARDTLRLEAGMHLYGQDINEETSPYEAGLGWLVHLENNHEFFGRTFLENQSRLGIQKKLVGLSIEGKAIGRKGCAVLKGEENIGTITSGSWSPTKQQAIAFAYINTTHASINNEVQILIRGKKFKGVITKRAFYKKNY
- the mazG gene encoding nucleoside triphosphate pyrophosphohydrolase, whose translation is MSSNGRYNLQKNSDLETIENFKILISNIKSLKDKTWGCPWQKIQSHESLIPFLHEESSEFIDAIYEKKADNICEELGDLLLQVMLHAEIGYENKEFKLNDVIKNLNTKIINRHPYIFNKKEKVSLEKSQQIWENIKNSEKEAPHMEASISKNLNLKIKNLPPMVGTDKITNVVKKYGFKWESTDQIFEKLEEEINELKEAINSKNGSDIKNEFGDIYFTLMNLSNFLKINPESALQKTNKKFLDRFSIIEQHAGDNIKKQTPKDFRRLWQIAKQKLKRKNS
- a CDS encoding CTP synthase, producing the protein MSKFVFVTGGVVSSIGKGIVAASLGRLLKSRGYSVSILKLDPYLNVDPGTMSPFQHGEVFVTEDGAETDLDLGHYERFTDTAMTRLNSVTTGSIYQAVINKERRGSYNGGTVQVIPHITGEIRERIHRVAANSNADIIITEIGGTVGDIESLPFLEAIREFKNDVNRNDVAYIHVTLLPYIKTSGEIKTKPTQHSVKELRSIGIQPDLLVCRSDKSINEALKKKLSGFCGVSFNSVIEALDADSIYSVPLSLKKEGLCKETLKYLDLEDKKCDLKNWEQLIHNLRNPGAPIKVALVGKYIELGDAYLSVVEALRHACIEHKALLDLHWVSAEMIEKNSAETYLNEVDAIVVPGGFGNRGVNGKISAIKFARENKIPFLGLCLGMQCAVIEWARNIANLPDASSAELDPNTPNPVIHLLPEQEDVVDLGGTMRLGVYPCRLTKNTTGKKLYDEDVIYERHRHRYEFNNYYKQSFLDSGYKISGTSPDGRLVELIELENHPYFLACQYHPEFLSRPGKPHPLFKGLIKASQEKLTQSN
- the speE gene encoding polyamine aminopropyltransferase, which gives rise to MNHVSTWIDEYHNGSRFGLNGEILVQQNSKYQEIIVIENENYGRALMLDGCWMTSLKDEKYYHECLVHPALNSINKKTNILIIGGGDGGTARECVKYSQISKIDLVEIDEEVIKISKKFLKEIGGEAWNDKRLKIHIDDGVQWVKKTRDNFYDVIFIDCSDPSEFSNLLFSDSFYRECKRILTKDGILATQSESPESFKNIHVNILKTLKKIFRVSKTMYSFVPIYPSGIWSWTFASEKVLDLSKQNSNEALRIEKGCEIWNLNFQNAAFKMMPNKIIKELNS
- the aspS gene encoding aspartate--tRNA ligase; the encoded protein is MRNKICKELNNTDIGKLVNLCGWVDRRRDHGGVIFIDLRDHSGFLQITINPDDGANLFKQAETLRNETVIMVSGIINERPRDSINKNLSTGELELKVKDLQILNQIKKNLPFPVSIHDYENTKEELRLKYRYLDLRRGKLLENLKTRHKIIKVAREFLDNFGFTEVETPVLTKSTPEGARDFLVPARLSNGEFFALPQSPQLFKQLLMVGGLDKYYQIAKCFRDEDLRADRQPEFTQLDIEMSFVTEEEIISFNESLIKKIWKEVLNINFDNAFPRMSWQSAMDNYGTDRPDTRYQMLLKDLGKVLGDIGFNIFTKAIKSGGYIKSITVKGGNSSISNVRIKPGGDIFQVAQDAGAGGLAFIRVKGDELETIGAIKNNLSEEHIADILRITEAKDGDLILLGAGDKQIVNQSLDRVRQYIAKDLNLIDKSKWNFLWVTDFPMFEINEEEKRYEALHHPFCSPKNIKSKDSENLKKEIESSTANAYDLVLNGLELGGGSLRIHEANLQREVLKTVGLTDKEIDEKFGFLIEALEMGAPPHGGIAFGLDRITMLIIGADSIRETIAFPKNQQAKCLLTNAPSNVSESQLKELDIEITIDE
- a CDS encoding AIR synthase; translated protein: MSLVRTLDRPFIIFLMTEIVNLSISQSATSELSRQSSFGGSPREMSIDLVEDKNCSEGWMHIKLRPGTCNGSPISRTEGVTLYADLKKFNLLRDLKLDYYGDLSGGGFLISTPKNAKRCSCGSGFKLLEN
- the speB gene encoding agmatinase yields the protein MIKNLFDNENSIFMGAKRSPDNCSIGIFGVNYDGTCSFKPGARFGPEAIRQVSSCLETYCPKLNKDLEEIMYVDFGSILIDKNDSKSVIESVKSATNYLINKRLSPIMLGGEHSITRGAIEALVKKYPDLILVQLDAHADLRESYIGNKHSHACTMKRCLEVLPKKKILQVGIRSGTKEEFQIMHNNKQLVNFCPGGNAKELKQALVPYSKSPIYLTIDLDWFDPSLLAGTGTPEPGGFFWNDFEEILKTLKDFRIVASDIVELSPEIDKSGVSSIVAAKVLRSLILSLENMQ